A DNA window from Burkholderiales bacterium contains the following coding sequences:
- the secY gene encoding preprotein translocase subunit SecY: MLGMYSKMGDLKKRLLFLLGALVVYRIGTHIPVPGIDPVHLADLFRSQQGGILGMFNVFSGGALSRFTILALGILPYISSSIIMQLMTVVSPTLEALKKEGESGRRKITQYTRYGTVLLALFQGMGISIALEHQPGLVLEPGLMFRLITMVTLVTGTMFLMWLGEQITERGIGNGISLIIFAGIAAGLPHAVGGTLELTRTGAFAIPFVLVLFAAVIAVTGLVVFVERGQRKILVNYAKRQVGRKIYGGQSSHLPLKLNMSGVIPPIFASSIILFPATLAGWFGSSENMTWLRDIGATLHPGQPVYVLLYAAAIIFFCFFYTALVFNPKETADNLKKSGAFVPGIRPGEQTSRFIEHIMVRLTLAGATYVTLVCLLPEFLIVKWNVPFYFGGTSLLIIVVVTMDFMAQVQAYIMSHQYESLLKKANFKGGGFPAR; this comes from the coding sequence ATGCTCGGCATGTACAGCAAGATGGGGGACTTGAAAAAGCGCCTCCTGTTTCTGCTGGGCGCCCTCGTGGTGTATCGTATCGGCACGCACATTCCGGTGCCCGGCATTGACCCGGTGCATCTGGCCGACTTGTTCCGCTCGCAGCAAGGCGGCATCCTCGGCATGTTTAACGTATTTTCGGGCGGGGCGCTGTCGCGTTTCACCATTCTCGCGCTGGGGATACTGCCGTACATTTCTTCCTCCATCATCATGCAGTTGATGACAGTGGTGTCGCCTACGCTCGAGGCGCTGAAAAAAGAGGGTGAATCGGGGCGGCGCAAAATTACGCAATACACCCGCTACGGCACGGTGCTGCTGGCGCTGTTCCAGGGCATGGGCATTTCGATTGCGCTGGAGCATCAACCGGGCCTGGTGCTGGAGCCGGGATTGATGTTCAGGCTCATCACCATGGTGACGCTGGTGACCGGCACGATGTTCCTAATGTGGCTGGGCGAGCAGATCACCGAGCGCGGCATCGGCAACGGCATTTCGCTGATTATTTTCGCCGGCATCGCGGCGGGCCTGCCGCACGCGGTGGGCGGCACGCTGGAACTCACGCGCACCGGCGCGTTTGCGATTCCATTCGTGCTGGTGTTGTTCGCGGCCGTGATTGCGGTGACGGGGCTGGTGGTGTTTGTGGAACGCGGCCAGCGCAAGATTCTGGTGAATTACGCCAAGCGCCAGGTGGGGCGCAAGATTTACGGCGGGCAAAGCTCGCATTTGCCGCTGAAGCTCAACATGTCGGGGGTGATTCCGCCGATTTTCGCCTCCAGCATTATTTTGTTTCCGGCGACACTGGCGGGCTGGTTTGGCTCCAGCGAGAACATGACGTGGTTGCGCGATATCGGTGCGACCCTGCACCCGGGGCAGCCGGTTTACGTGCTGCTGTATGCGGCGGCGATTATCTTCTTCTGCTTTTTTTATACCGCGCTGGTGTTTAATCCGAAGGAGACCGCCGACAACCTGAAGAAAAGCGGGGCGTTTGTGCCGGGCATCCGGCCGGGCGAGCAGACCTCGCGCTTTATCGAACACATCATGGTGCGCCTGACTTTGGCGGGCGCGACTTACGTGACTTTGGTGTGCCTGCTGCCGGAGTTTCTGATCGTGAAGTGGAACGTGCCGTTTTATTTCGGCGGCACGTCGCTCTTAATTATAGTGGTGGTGACCATGGATTTCATGGCGCAGGTGCAGGCCTACATCATGTCCCATCAGTATGAGAGCCTGCTGAAGAAGGCCAATTTCAAGGGTGGCGGTTTTCCGGCGCGCTGA
- the infA gene encoding translation initiation factor IF-1, with protein sequence MAKEETIQMQGEIMENLPNATFRVKLENGHVVLGHISGKMRMHYIRILPGDKVTVELTPYDLTKARIVFRAK encoded by the coding sequence ATGGCGAAGGAAGAAACGATACAGATGCAGGGGGAGATCATGGAGAACCTCCCCAACGCCACGTTCCGGGTGAAACTTGAAAACGGCCATGTCGTGCTGGGGCATATTTCCGGCAAGATGCGCATGCATTACATCCGCATCCTGCCGGGCGATAAAGTGACGGTGGAATTGACGCCCTACGATTTGACTAAGGCACGGATTGTATTCCGCGCCAAGTAA
- the rpmJ gene encoding 50S ribosomal protein L36, producing the protein MKVQASVKKMCRKCKIVRRKRVVRVICSDPRHKQRQG; encoded by the coding sequence ATGAAAGTACAAGCTTCGGTGAAAAAGATGTGCCGCAAGTGCAAGATCGTCCGGCGCAAGCGCGTGGTGCGCGTGATTTGCTCGGATCCGCGGCATAAGCAGCGTCAGGGGTAG
- the rpsM gene encoding 30S ribosomal protein S13 — protein sequence MARIGGVNIPNHQHAEVALTAIYGIGRSRAQKICAAAGITLSAKIKDLSDAEMDKLREQVGKHTVEGDLRREVSMNIKRLIDLGCYRGVRHKRGLPVRGQRTRTNARTRKGPRKAVRLAKAPTETGKN from the coding sequence ATGGCCCGTATTGGAGGCGTAAACATACCGAATCACCAGCATGCGGAAGTCGCGCTGACCGCGATTTACGGCATCGGCCGTTCGCGGGCGCAGAAAATCTGCGCCGCCGCGGGTATTACTCTTTCCGCCAAGATCAAGGACCTGTCCGATGCCGAGATGGACAAGCTGCGCGAGCAGGTGGGCAAGCACACGGTCGAGGGCGACCTGCGCCGCGAAGTGTCGATGAACATCAAGCGGCTGATTGACCTTGGCTGCTACCGCGGCGTGCGTCACAAGCGGGGGCTCCCGGTGCGCGGCCAGCGCACGCGCACCAACGCGCGCACCCGCAAGGGCCCGCGCAAAGCCGTGCGGCTCGCCAAAGCCCCAACCGAAACCGGCAAAAACTGA
- the rpsK gene encoding 30S ribosomal protein S11: protein MVTKTNVRVRKKVKKNVAEGIAYIHASFNNTIVTITDRQGNALAWATSGAAGFKGSRKSTPFAAQVAAEQAGRAALECGVKNLEVRIKGPGPGRESAVRALNAVGFKITSISDVTPVPHNGCRPPKKRRI from the coding sequence ATGGTAACTAAGACCAACGTCAGGGTGCGCAAGAAGGTGAAGAAAAACGTGGCGGAAGGCATTGCCTACATCCACGCCTCGTTCAACAATACCATCGTCACCATCACCGACCGCCAGGGCAACGCCTTGGCATGGGCGACTTCGGGCGCCGCCGGCTTCAAGGGCTCGCGCAAGAGCACGCCGTTCGCCGCGCAGGTGGCGGCCGAGCAGGCCGGACGCGCCGCACTGGAATGCGGCGTGAAGAACCTCGAAGTGCGCATCAAGGGCCCCGGCCCGGGACGCGAATCCGCCGTACGGGCGCTCAACGCCGTAGGCTTCAAGATCACCAGCATCTCCGACGTGACCCCGGTGCCGCACAACGGCTGCCGGCCGCCGAAGAAGCGCCGCATCTAA
- the rpsD gene encoding 30S ribosomal protein S4, whose amino-acid sequence MARNLDPKCRQCRREGEKLFLKGEKCFTDKCSIERRSYAPGQHGQRNMRLSGYAVQLREKQKLRRIYGLLERQFRNTYQEAERRKGVTGETLLQLLESRLDTASYRMGFGASRSEARQIVRHNGVRVNGKRVNIPSFQLRPGDVVEVAEKAKGQLRIKGSLEAAEARGFPQWLEVDVKSFKGVFKAKPQRTELPSTINESLVVELYSK is encoded by the coding sequence ATGGCCCGAAATCTCGATCCAAAATGCCGCCAGTGCCGCCGCGAAGGCGAGAAGCTGTTTTTGAAGGGCGAAAAATGCTTCACCGACAAGTGCTCGATTGAGCGCAGGAGCTACGCCCCCGGCCAGCACGGCCAGAGAAACATGCGGCTTTCCGGTTACGCCGTGCAATTGCGCGAGAAGCAGAAGCTGCGCCGCATTTACGGTTTGCTCGAACGCCAGTTCCGCAACACCTATCAGGAAGCCGAGCGCCGCAAGGGCGTCACCGGCGAGACGCTGTTGCAGCTTTTGGAGTCGCGGCTGGACACCGCCTCATATCGAATGGGTTTTGGCGCTTCGCGCAGCGAGGCGCGCCAGATCGTGCGCCACAACGGCGTTCGGGTGAACGGCAAGCGCGTCAATATTCCGTCCTTCCAGCTGCGTCCCGGCGATGTGGTCGAGGTGGCCGAGAAAGCGAAGGGGCAGCTGCGCATCAAGGGTTCGCTGGAAGCCGCCGAAGCGCGCGGTTTTCCCCAGTGGCTGGAAGTGGATGTAAAGAGCTTTAAGGGCGTATTCAAGGCCAAGCCGCAGCGTACCGAGCTGCCGTCGACCATCAACGAAAGCTTGGTCGTCGAATTGTATTCGAAGTAG
- the rpoA gene encoding DNA-directed RNA polymerase subunit alpha, which translates to MQSSAFLKPRIIDVQTVSPLHAKVTMEPFERGYGHTLGNALRRILLSSMPGFAPTEVTINSVLHEYSTLDGVQEDVVDLLLNLKGIVLKLHNRSEAMLTLKKHGEGLVTAGDIEGGHDVEIVNPNHVIAHLSPGGKVDMQIKVEMGRGYVPGTVRQLPEEKRKIGNIVLDASFSPVRRVSYSVESARVEQRTDLDKLIIDIETNGAIDPEEAIRYAARILVDQLSVFADLKGTTFEIEQPKAPQVDPILLRPVDDLELTVRSANCLKAENIYYIGDLIQRSETELLKTPNLGRKSLNEIKEVLASRGLTLGMKLENWPPAGLENKG; encoded by the coding sequence ATGCAAAGCAGCGCTTTTCTCAAGCCGCGTATCATCGACGTGCAAACCGTTTCACCCTTGCATGCCAAAGTGACCATGGAACCGTTCGAGCGCGGTTATGGCCATACCTTGGGCAATGCCCTGCGCCGCATCCTGCTGTCTTCGATGCCGGGTTTTGCGCCGACCGAAGTGACCATCAATAGCGTGCTGCACGAGTACTCCACCCTCGACGGCGTTCAGGAAGACGTGGTGGACCTCCTGCTCAATCTCAAGGGCATCGTGCTGAAACTGCACAACCGCAGTGAAGCCATGCTGACGCTGAAAAAACACGGCGAAGGCTTGGTGACCGCCGGTGACATCGAAGGCGGGCACGATGTGGAAATCGTCAATCCGAACCACGTGATTGCGCATCTCTCGCCGGGCGGCAAGGTCGACATGCAAATCAAGGTGGAAATGGGGCGCGGCTACGTGCCGGGAACCGTGCGGCAATTACCGGAGGAAAAGCGCAAGATCGGCAACATCGTGCTCGATGCCTCGTTCAGCCCGGTGCGCCGCGTGAGCTATTCGGTGGAAAGCGCGCGCGTCGAGCAGCGTACCGACCTCGACAAGCTGATCATCGACATCGAAACCAACGGCGCCATCGATCCCGAAGAGGCGATTCGCTACGCCGCGCGCATTCTGGTAGACCAGCTTTCGGTGTTCGCCGATCTCAAGGGCACCACCTTTGAAATCGAGCAGCCGAAAGCGCCGCAGGTGGATCCGATTCTGCTGCGCCCGGTGGACGATCTGGAGCTTACCGTGCGTTCCGCGAATTGCTTGAAGGCGGAAAACATTTATTACATCGGCGACCTGATTCAGCGCAGCGAAACCGAGTTGCTGAAGACCCCCAATCTCGGTCGCAAGTCGCTCAACGAAATCAAGGAAGTCCTGGCTTCGCGCGGACTCACGCTCGGCATGAAGCTGGAGAACTGGCCGCCGGCGGGGCTGGAAAACAAGGGATAA
- the rplQ gene encoding 50S ribosomal protein L17 codes for MRHRQGLRKLNRTSSHRLAMLRNMTNSLLRFETIKTTLPKAKELRRVAEPLITLGKKPTLANRRLAYNRLRDREIVAKLFDELGPRYAKRNGGYLRILKYGFRVGDSAPMALVQLMDQPEPVAGSKTEPKAGKAKS; via the coding sequence ATGCGCCACCGTCAAGGACTGAGAAAGCTCAACCGCACCTCCAGCCACCGGCTGGCGATGCTGCGCAACATGACCAATTCGCTGTTGCGCTTCGAGACCATCAAAACCACTCTGCCCAAGGCCAAGGAACTGCGCCGCGTGGCCGAGCCGCTGATTACGCTGGGCAAGAAGCCGACGCTCGCCAACCGGCGCCTGGCCTACAATCGCCTGCGCGACCGCGAAATCGTGGCCAAGCTTTTCGACGAACTCGGCCCGCGCTACGCCAAACGCAACGGCGGCTATCTACGCATCCTCAAGTACGGCTTTCGCGTGGGCGACAGCGCCCCGATGGCCCTGGTGCAGCTCATGGACCAGCCGGAGCCCGTGGCCGGATCCAAGACCGAGCCCAAGGCCGGGAAAGCCAAATCCTAA
- a CDS encoding SAM-dependent chlorinase/fluorinase: MIILFSDFGARDLYVGQVKGVLHQYAPNVPQIDLLHDAPAFNVKAGAHLLAALSQPFPPGSVFLAVVDPGVGTPRDAVAMEADGRWFVGPDNGLLSVLAARAEKPRFWHISWRPANLSSAFHGRDLFAPIAALVAVGNFPNDKAEEIRSLQVRLGAQDLPEIIYIDHYGNAMSGLRAKSLTLDAQLLVNGGRLKRAKVFAEVPSGTPLWYENCLGLAEIAVNTGSAAERLDLEIGDKIELVA, from the coding sequence ATGATCATCCTGTTTTCCGATTTCGGCGCGCGCGACCTCTACGTAGGGCAGGTGAAAGGCGTGCTGCATCAGTACGCACCCAATGTGCCGCAGATTGATTTGCTGCACGATGCGCCGGCGTTCAACGTCAAGGCCGGCGCGCACCTGCTGGCGGCCTTGTCGCAGCCCTTTCCGCCGGGAAGCGTGTTTCTCGCCGTGGTCGATCCCGGCGTGGGGACCCCACGCGACGCGGTGGCGATGGAGGCCGACGGCAGATGGTTTGTCGGGCCCGACAACGGCCTGCTTTCCGTGCTGGCGGCGAGAGCGGAAAAACCCCGCTTCTGGCACATCTCCTGGCGGCCGGCCAATCTCTCCAGTGCCTTTCACGGGCGTGACCTCTTTGCGCCGATCGCGGCGCTGGTTGCCGTAGGCAATTTTCCAAACGACAAGGCCGAGGAAATCCGCTCGCTGCAAGTGCGGCTCGGCGCACAGGATCTTCCCGAAATCATTTACATCGATCATTACGGCAACGCCATGAGCGGCCTGCGCGCGAAATCTCTCACGCTTGATGCTCAACTGCTGGTGAACGGGGGCCGTTTGAAGCGCGCCAAGGTGTTTGCAGAGGTTCCGAGCGGGACGCCGCTCTGGTATGAGAACTGTCTTGGACTTGCGGAGATTGCCGTGAACACCGGCAGCGCGGCAGAGCGACTCGATTTGGAAATCGGTGACAAAATTGAATTGGTGGCGTGA
- a CDS encoding DUF488 domain-containing protein: protein MSKESLTTWTIGHGTRSGDELVQMLQEADVQCLVDVRSYPGSRRNPQFSREQLASLLANHGIKYKWEGEGLGGFRKARPDSKHVALRSEGFRGYADYMESAEFKQAIEFLIEQAQQTKIAYMCAERLPWQCHRNLISDYLVMRGVKVIHLVAQGKTQEHMLNPITRIQNDILIYDGKTQLNLEPF, encoded by the coding sequence ATGAGCAAGGAATCGCTTACCACCTGGACCATTGGCCACGGCACCCGCAGCGGCGATGAATTGGTGCAGATGTTGCAGGAAGCGGACGTGCAATGCCTGGTGGACGTTAGAAGCTATCCCGGCTCGCGCCGCAATCCGCAATTTTCCCGCGAACAACTTGCCTCTTTGCTCGCCAATCACGGCATCAAATATAAATGGGAAGGCGAAGGGCTGGGCGGTTTTCGCAAAGCCCGTCCAGATTCAAAACATGTTGCATTGAGAAGCGAAGGCTTTCGCGGTTACGCCGACTACATGGAATCGGCGGAATTCAAGCAAGCCATCGAGTTTTTAATCGAGCAAGCGCAACAAACCAAAATTGCTTACATGTGCGCGGAGCGGTTGCCCTGGCAATGCCATCGCAATCTGATTTCGGATTACCTGGTGATGCGCGGCGTTAAAGTCATTCATCTTGTTGCTCAAGGCAAAACGCAGGAGCACATGCTCAACCCAATCACCCGCATTCAAAATGATATCTTGATCTACGACGGTAAGACGCAGTTGAATCTTGAACCTTTTTAG
- a CDS encoding glycerate kinase: protein MPSIPLRKLLLGSFKAALAAADPLQIVPHHLPKPPKGRTLVVGAGKAAASMASAVEKHWPKNKPLSGLVITRYGHGLPTKRINVVEAGHPIPDASGEAAAKEIFEEVKKLTPNDLLLALVSGGGSSLLSLPVAGLEMADLKAVTKELLLCGATIQEINTVRKHLSAIQGGRMAAACKAPVLALVISDVTGDDPTHIASGPCAPDPTTYDDALAIISRYQVKAPKAVMDILQKGKAGKLEETPKPGNSIFRKVENRVITTAHNSLVAAAKYFRKQGVKAVVLGDTITGEAREVAKVFGGLARQILKHGHPWKPPVALISGGETTVTVKGSGRGGRNSEFLLSLTMDLNGMENVYALSCGTDGSDGTENNAGALITPDTLKRAADRGVKAAKLLANNDSYSFFEALEDLVVTGPTRTNVNDIRVILVL from the coding sequence ATGCCCTCAATCCCGCTGCGCAAGCTTTTGCTGGGCAGCTTCAAGGCGGCACTGGCCGCTGCCGATCCCTTGCAAATTGTTCCCCACCATCTGCCCAAACCGCCGAAGGGGCGCACCCTGGTGGTGGGCGCGGGCAAAGCAGCGGCCTCCATGGCCTCCGCCGTGGAAAAGCACTGGCCGAAAAACAAACCTCTTTCCGGCTTGGTGATTACTCGTTATGGCCATGGTCTGCCAACTAAACGCATCAATGTCGTTGAGGCGGGGCATCCGATTCCCGACGCCAGCGGCGAAGCGGCGGCCAAGGAAATCTTCGAGGAAGTCAAAAAGCTCACGCCCAACGACTTGCTGCTGGCTTTAGTCAGCGGCGGCGGCTCCAGCCTGCTGTCCCTGCCAGTTGCAGGCTTGGAGATGGCCGACCTTAAAGCAGTCACCAAGGAATTACTGCTCTGCGGCGCGACAATTCAGGAAATCAACACCGTGCGCAAGCATTTGTCCGCCATTCAAGGCGGCAGAATGGCCGCGGCCTGCAAAGCGCCGGTACTCGCGCTCGTCATTTCCGATGTCACCGGCGATGATCCGACCCACATCGCTTCCGGCCCCTGCGCGCCCGATCCCACGACTTACGACGATGCGCTCGCGATAATTTCCCGCTACCAGGTCAAAGCGCCGAAGGCGGTGATGGACATTCTGCAAAAGGGCAAAGCGGGCAAGCTCGAAGAAACCCCCAAACCGGGAAATTCGATTTTCCGCAAAGTGGAAAATCGAGTGATTACAACGGCGCACAATTCCCTGGTCGCGGCGGCCAAATACTTCCGCAAGCAAGGTGTAAAGGCGGTGGTTTTGGGAGATACCATCACCGGTGAAGCGCGCGAAGTCGCGAAAGTTTTCGGCGGACTGGCGCGTCAAATCCTTAAGCACGGTCATCCGTGGAAACCGCCGGTGGCGCTGATTTCAGGCGGAGAAACCACGGTGACGGTGAAAGGCAGCGGGCGCGGTGGGCGCAATAGCGAATTCCTGCTCTCGCTCACCATGGATTTAAACGGCATGGAAAATGTTTACGCGCTCTCCTGCGGCACCGACGGCTCGGACGGGACGGAAAATAATGCCGGCGCGTTGATTACCCCCGACACCCTGAAACGCGCCGCCGATCGCGGTGTGAAAGCCGCGAAGCTCCTCGCCAATAACGACAGTTACAGCTTTTTCGAAGCCCTGGAAGATTTAGTCGTGACCGGCCCCACCCGCACCAATGTCAACGACATCCGCGTAATTCTGGTTTTGTAG
- a CDS encoding NADP-dependent methylenetetrahydromethanopterin/methylenetetrahydrofolate dehydrogenase, whose product MKKLLFQLDTDPYPSAFDTVVAYDGGADQVTGYGNVTPQNVGTLVDGTIFTRAPKEKKYTAIFIGGSNMAAGQELLQAVKKKFFANFRVSVMLDSNGSNTTAAAGVAMLTRSGSVAGKRAVVLAGTGPVGLRAAALLAKEGLSVSLTSRKRERAENACHQIKERFGVSVSPIEAADNAARGAALQGAHVVFAAGAAGAQLLEESHWQNHPSIELMADANAQPPLGIAGVDMMDKAASRYGKTTFGAIGFGGLKLQVHRACIGKLFDSDNQIFDAEEIYAIAKTMAQ is encoded by the coding sequence ATGAAAAAACTCCTGTTCCAGCTTGATACCGACCCCTACCCCAGCGCATTCGATACCGTGGTCGCCTACGACGGCGGCGCCGATCAGGTTACCGGATACGGCAACGTTACGCCGCAGAATGTCGGCACGCTGGTGGACGGCACGATCTTTACCCGCGCGCCCAAGGAAAAGAAATATACCGCAATTTTCATCGGCGGCAGCAACATGGCGGCGGGGCAGGAACTGCTGCAGGCGGTCAAGAAAAAATTCTTCGCCAATTTCCGCGTCTCGGTGATGCTCGACAGCAACGGCTCAAACACCACTGCCGCTGCCGGCGTGGCCATGCTGACCCGTTCAGGATCGGTAGCGGGAAAACGCGCGGTAGTGCTGGCAGGCACCGGCCCGGTGGGACTGCGCGCGGCGGCGCTGCTGGCCAAGGAAGGCTTGTCGGTCAGTCTCACTTCAAGAAAACGCGAACGGGCGGAAAATGCCTGCCATCAGATCAAGGAGCGTTTCGGCGTCAGCGTCAGCCCGATCGAAGCCGCCGATAATGCAGCACGCGGCGCGGCGCTGCAGGGCGCTCACGTCGTGTTTGCCGCCGGCGCGGCAGGCGCACAATTGTTGGAAGAAAGCCACTGGCAAAACCATCCCAGCATCGAATTGATGGCGGACGCCAACGCCCAGCCGCCGCTGGGGATTGCCGGCGTGGACATGATGGACAAGGCGGCAAGCCGTTATGGCAAAACAACCTTCGGCGCGATCGGCTTCGGCGGCCTGAAGCTGCAAGTGCACCGCGCCTGCATCGGCAAACTGTTCGATAGCGACAACCAGATTTTCGACGCCGAGGAAATCTACGCGATCGCCAAGACCATGGCGCAATAG
- a CDS encoding cyclodeaminase/cyclohydrolase family protein: MIKDDSIHKFLDELASSSSTPGGGAAAAVMGAMGAALVSMVCNLTIGKKNYAEVEAEMKTLLRQSEELRHKLIGMINDDVEAFNQVMAAYGLPKNSEEEKARRAAAIQRALMQATQVPLNCARACSAVMQLARRAAEKGNVNVVSDAGVAVLAAYAGLKSAALNVYVNTAAIKDEAFNAQKLAELDKVLADASRFTDGVYELVKGKLK, from the coding sequence GTGATTAAGGACGATTCCATCCATAAATTTCTCGATGAACTTGCGAGCTCGAGCTCGACGCCGGGGGGCGGCGCCGCCGCGGCGGTGATGGGGGCGATGGGCGCGGCGCTGGTGAGCATGGTGTGCAATCTCACCATCGGCAAGAAGAACTACGCCGAAGTCGAAGCGGAAATGAAGACGCTGCTGCGGCAATCGGAAGAGTTGCGGCACAAGCTCATCGGCATGATCAACGATGATGTCGAGGCATTTAACCAGGTCATGGCGGCCTATGGCCTGCCGAAAAACAGCGAAGAGGAAAAGGCGAGACGTGCCGCGGCCATCCAGCGGGCGCTCATGCAGGCAACGCAAGTCCCATTGAATTGCGCCCGGGCCTGCTCCGCAGTGATGCAACTCGCCAGGCGGGCGGCGGAGAAGGGCAATGTCAATGTGGTGAGCGATGCCGGCGTGGCGGTGCTTGCCGCTTACGCCGGATTGAAAAGCGCGGCCTTGAATGTCTATGTCAACACCGCGGCGATCAAAGATGAAGCGTTTAACGCGCAGAAACTGGCGGAGCTCGATAAGGTCCTCGCGGATGCCAGCCGCTTTACCGACGGCGTCTACGAGTTGGTGAAAGGCAAACTCAAATGA